From a region of the Syngnathus scovelli strain Florida chromosome 19, RoL_Ssco_1.2, whole genome shotgun sequence genome:
- the LOC125986725 gene encoding oxysterol-binding protein-related protein 10, which yields MDRTASSLHPGTNKSNSNSSGDRSNSSRKPAGWTGSPSPGPGPHCGPAGAGGGRGAFLGNSTSSQQPQGRKRQLEGVLSKYTNLLQGWQNRYFVLDPDLGLLLYYVNEHGRSQKPRGSLPLIGATITQSDEVPHMFIVNSVNGEMYKLRASDAKEQQYWVSQLQACARRHSDCSAKVRKLKGSDEHLSAEESAGGQDALGSSSSGRNRSFSLLPHLTPTSSPASQRQLTHTSSPGNIVTITHHKSPAAARRAKNQYPGRLQEVKEMMSQAEGQQKNLVHSIDSLPTKGSVSCLDQDLLLLKATSAATLSCLGECLNILQQTQSHSQVPPPSQATQRNHTVHGAPTDGAPVWTVPKSPSGQHLKNGSLTPLRSAEPSPALRERSLSQGLEHQAELGDISQSEEVTDTEDNEEEDLGVLDDQRSVILHLLSQLKLGMDLTRVVLPTFILEKRSLLEMYANFMAHPDLFLSITAGVTAEERIVRFVEYYLTSFHEGRKGAVAKKPYNPILGETFHCSWEVPRDKVKLSVRTNQGCVRESGRSPNNAAAPQGDEEAPGACYRVRFVAEQVSHHPPVSAFYCECRERQVCVNAHVWTKSKFMGMSIGVSMVGEGVLCLVEHEEEYVFSLPSAYARSILTVPWVELGGKVSINCAKSGYSATVTFHTKPFYGGKVHRVTAEVKHNPTNTIVCKAQGEWNGTLEFTYSSGETKVIDTAKLAVTRKKLRALEQQGRMESRRLWQQVTKSLKDGNMDEATEHKHGLEEQQRADERRRAAANKAWTPKYFTKEGDSWMYNNPLWKCT from the exons ATGGACAGGACGGCGAGCAGTCTTCATCCCGGAACCAACAAAAGCAACTCCAATTCTTCTGGTGATCGAAGCAACTCGTCACGAAAACCCGCGGGGTGGACGGGTTCGCCAAGTCCCGGTCCCGGGCCACACTGCGGCCCCGCGGGTGCAGGGGGTGGCCGGGGGGCTTTCTTGGGGAACAGCACCAGTTCGCAGCAGCCGCAGGGTCGCAAGCGACAACTGGAAGGAGTTCTCAGCAAATACACCAACCTCCTTCAAGGCTGGCAGAACAG gtACTTTGTGTTGGATCCAGATTTAGGATTGCTGCTATATTATGTCAACGAACACGGAAGGAGCCAGAAGCCGCGAGGGTCCCTTCCTTTAATCGGAGCCACCATAACTCAGAGTGATGAGGTTCCACACATGTTCATCGTCAATTCTGTCAATGGAGAGATGTACAAACTCAGAG CTTCTGATGCCAAAGAGCAGCAGTATTGGGTTAGCCAACTCCAAGCGTGTGCCAGGAGACATTCTGACTGCAGtgccaag GTAAGGAAACTGAAGGGCTCGGATGAACACCTGAGTGCGGAAGAATCAGCGGGGGGACAAGATGCGTTG GGCTCCTCATCATCCGGGCGCAACCGTAGCTTCTCTCTCCTCCCACACCTTACGCCAACGTCATCACCGGCTTCTCAGAGGCAACTGACTCACACGTCTTCGCCGGGCAACATCGTTACCATAACCCATCACAAGTCACCGGCTGCGGCGCGGCGGGCCAAGAATCAGTACCCGGGACGACTGCAGGAGGTCAAAGAG ATGATGTCCCAAGCCGAGGGCCAACAGAAGAACCTTGTCCACTCCATTGACTCATTGCCCACCAAGGGTTCCGTCTCCTGCCTGGACCAGGACCTGCTGCTGCTCAAAGCCACGTCGGCCGCCACGCTCAGCTGCCTGGGAGAATGCCtgaacatcctccaacagacccAGAGCCATAGCCAGGTGCCGCCTCCATCGCAGGCTACTCAACGTAACCACACTGTCCATGGAGCTCCCACGG ATGGCGCTCCTGTGTGGACGGTACCAAAGTCACCCTCAGGGCAGCATCTAAAAAACGGCAGCCTGACTCCTCTGCGCTCGGCCGAGCCCTCGCCAGCCCTCAGGGAAAGGAGCTTGTCACAGGGTCTTGAG caccaggcagaACTTGGAGACATCAGCCAAAGTGAGGAAGTGACAGACACGGAGGACAATGAGGAAGAGGACCTGGGCGTCTTGGATGACCAGAGGAGCGTCATCCTCCACTTGCTGTCCCAGCTCAAACTGGGAATGGACCTCACTCGG GTGGTGCTGCCTACGTTTATTCTGGAAAAGCGCTCGCTGCTGGAGATGTACGCCAACTTCATGGCCCATCCGGACTTGTTCTTGTCCATCACGGCCGGAGTTACAGCTGAGGAGCGTATCGTGCGCTTTGTGGAGTACTACCTGACCTCCTTCCATGAGGGGCGGAAGGGGGCTGTCGCCAAGAAACCCTACAACCCCATACTGGGAGAGACCTTCCATTGCTCCTGGGAAGTGCCTCGGGACAAAGTCAAGCTTTCGGTCAGAACCAACCAGGGGTGTGTCCGGGAGTCAGGCAGGAGCCCCAACAACGCGGCAGCGCCGCAAGGTGACGAAGAAGCACCGGGAGCCTGCTACAGAGTCCGCTTTGTGGCCGAGCAGGTTTCCCATCATCCGCCAGTTTCGGCTTTTTACTGCGAGTGCAGAGAGAGGCAGGTGTGTGTCAACGCACACGTGTGGACCAAGAGCAAATTTATGGGCATGTCGATAGGAGTGTCCATGGTGGGAGAAG GCGTGCTGTGTCTGGTGGAGCACGAGGAGGAGTACGTCTTCTCGCTCCCCTCGGCCTACGCCCGCTCCATCCTCACCGTGCCCTGGGTGGAACTGGGAGGAAAAGTCTCCATCAACTGTGCCAAGAGCGGCTACTCGGCCACTGTGACTTTCCACACCAAGCCTTTCTATGGTGGCAAAGTACACAG AGTGACGGCAGAGGTGAAACACAACCCAACCAACACCATCGTGTGTAAAGCGCAGGGTGAGTGGAACGGAACCCTGGAGTTCACCTACAGCAGCGGCGAAACCAAAGTGATCGACACAGCCAAGCTCGCAGTAACCAGGAAGAAACTGCGAGCGCTGGAGCAACAAGGACGCATGGAGTCCAG GCGCTTATGGCAACAGGTGACCAAGTCGCTAAAAGACGGCAACATGGACGAGGCGACGGAGCACAAACATGGATTGGAGGAGCAGCAGAGGGCGGACGAGAGACGGAGAGCAGCTGCAAACAAAGCCTGGACACCCAAATACTTCACTAAGGAG GGAGACAGCTGGATGTACAACAATCCTTTGTGGAAGTGCACCTGA